CTGAGTCTTGTCTTATTTAGGTCTGCACTGATTATTTTGTTTCCATTATTTCTTAACTGAACATTTACATCGAGCCTTTTTCCATTGAATCCTCTAACGgtagcatgttttttttgtgtgtatgtagGAACCTTTGCTGGTACTTTCTTGTTCCCGTCGGTAGGAAGTGCGGTGGGACTCGGTGGAAGCGGCTTCTGTACTTGTTGCCACGTCGGAGTAGTTAGTGAACCtggtttattcattttaaagacAACAAGGGACACTTTTCTGGAGTGCTTCACCTTAAACTGCAACCATGGTGAGtctattcattttaatttcaccCGTGTGTCGACCTGTTAGAGGACGTTTGTGTTGATTAACGGTTACTGTTAGCTGCTGACGTGCCCAAGTAGTTAGCATCTAGTTAGCAGAGTGGCTAGTCTCTCAATATACACTGCTTATCTTTATTTATACTTAATGTTGTTTATTCATTTGTAAATTATAGGTTTCTGTTATTAACACAGTGGACACCTCACACGAAGACATGATCGTAAgtatttcagtttttatttttaagcttTGCTAAAGTTAGCCGTCAGTGGAGAGGCTAACTTGTATGAAAGGTCGTTCTTATACCATATTaccacaaatatatatatatatatatatatatatatatatatatatatatatatattatgccAAATAGCAATAACCTATGTCACAGTTTCGCAGCTGTAATGCGTTAGAATGACCAACAGAGATTGTAAGACATCTAGTTTGATCGTCCTGGAAAATCTGGTAGACGTATAATATTAAAAGATATTTGCTAGGATAAGTTATTGAAAgatcattgatgctaacacaaACGATATTTGGTTTCTACACAGTTGACGAAGCTGTGAAAGACTATAAAACAAACTCGAGGCAACGCCAAATGGCAATGTTGACTGTTGAAAAAGGTCATTAGGAAATATATGTGAAGGTAAACTAAACGCCTGTTTGTCTGCTGGacagaaaagcaaaacaaaaccttGATATTAATTCATAAGCACTATAAAAAGCATAGCTGACATAAGGGTGGTGGCTCTTTGCTCAGTGTTGATGCATTTGCAGAGTTAGAGGGAAACCTTACCTGCTATATAATCATAAAGAAGATACTGAGTACAAAcaaaattaattcattaaattcAGCCGTGGTTCagataaaagaaaactgaaacaTACGTATGTTTTAACCTCCATCTGATTTTTCTTCTAATACAGAATTTACTGTATTTACTGAAGGCTTTTGATTGTATTCCAGTTTTAGATGCACTCAAACTGCCAAGATTGAGGAAATAGTCACACTTACATTTCCACACAATTCATCAGTGAATCGTCTTTATTATTTCAGAGCTGGTACATAACGTAGAAACCAGATCAGAACAAAGGCTGCACtgttgatgatttttctgaaggtGAACATGTTTGAAACATGTTTAACAAACATGTTATATTCCATTGGGATGCCAGAAAATGTCTCATTCAACAATCCAGAATGACACTGTCATGTAAAGCAGGAAATTCTCACATTTGAGAAGCTGGAACCATCCAGTTTCTTtgcttaaaaatgaaacatCAGTTATTATGTACATATTAGTTTCGGATTGTTTTGCTGCTGAGGAAAGAAACTAAGgaggattttattttgttgcATTTGTTTTAGCATGATGCCCAGATGGATTATTACGGGACTCGACTCGCCACCTGTTCCTCTGACCGCACCGTCAAGATCTTTGATGTCAGGAATGGAGGACAGATACTGGTGGCAGACCTCAGAGGGTAAAAGAAACACCAAGTTTCCACACCAGAACCATAAAAAACTGTTATTCCCGTGAAATAAATGGTCATTTGTTTTAAGAAACATTTTGTCaacattttttctcttttatattAAAGATTCTAAAGTGAAATCTTAGTATTCCTGCAGTCATTAGCGGTTAAGTGGTTCCTGCGTGTATTTAATTAATCTGGTTTAATTCTGTAAACATACTATCACACCTAAGCTTGCAATTCCACTACTGTTATTGATCAGAATGTGTGTGTTGTGTAGTCACGAGGGCCCCGTGTGGCAGGTAGCGTGGGCCCACCCGATGTTCGGCAACATCCTGGCTTCCTGTTCCTACGACCGAAAAGTCATCATCTGGAAGGAGGAGAATGGAGCCTGGGAGAAGATGTACGAGTACACCGGACATGAGTCGTCAGGTCGGTAGTTAACTCTGTCTACGATAATATTCGGGTGGCATTAACTCAAATTTAAAATGTGTTCCTCCTCCCGTGTTGAAACGCCTGTGGCTCTCTAGAGGAGAGGAGCAGGTGTTTGTGGGTCTGGGGGATTTTATTATGTAGGGTATATTTTTATAAAGCTTTCATTTAAAGCCTTTAATGAGTAAAACACTTTCCAGCAGGGTGCCTTTTTTAATTTGAACTGGAGGGCTTGTATTTAATTAGAGCTTACGGTTATATTAAATGTTAATTCTTCATAAATAAAAAGAGTTCCGTCTGTGGACGTCATAATTAAATTTGCTTTTTCAGTCCCCCTTTTTTCTCCATCCTTCTGGTATCTTGTCTGTCACAGTACAAAGAAGTTCTATGTTTATGTCCTCACTTCTTTTGAgctctttttatttgtgttccTGTAAATCAGTTGGATGTGTCATTTTAAAACTGTTAAGATATTTGTTGTTTCCCCGTCAGTCTGCTATTTATTCAGCTTTAGCCGTTTTCAGATCACTGTGCTTTGTCACTGCTCTGCGTCTGTTCACTCTCCTTGTTTCTGTGTCATCTATAACACCCTGTTACTGCAATTACTGATGCAGAACACATTTATTGCCATTAATATTGTATCATGTTTTATCATCTGGTCCTAGATACAGGAGTCTTTCTTTCTagttatgtttttgtttctcttccTTAGAATATTAGGAACTTTCATCATTGACCACAGTTGTGTTGGAGAGCTGACAGATCAGTTTGACTTGTCTGCTAATAATAAAGTTATGTTTAAAACTATTCCCTGTTAATATATTAACAGTTTCTGTATATATTCATTTTGTCACCTCTGCTCCTTGTGTCTACAGTGAACTCTGTCTGCTGGGGTCCCTATGAATTTGGTCTAATCCTGGCCTGTGGGAGCTCTGATGGGGCAATTTCCCTTCTCACGTTTACTGGAGATCAGCAGTGGGACATGAAAAAGATCAGCAACGCACACACAGTGAGTCAGACACACAGCTGTCAGTAATGCAGAAATGAATGTTTTACCTAATTTACTCTATTTTCATTCGGTCTGTTCTTTTTTCATGTTATCCTGTTTGTTTTGAGGGTGAAATATGTATTGAAAGTAGTACAGTGAGCTGTATTTTTGCTGCAGATTGGCTGTAATGCTGTGAGTTGGGCCCCGGCTGTAGTTCCAGGCAGTTTGATCGATCAGCCATCAGGACAGAAACCAAACTACGTGAAACGCTTTGTCTCTGGAGGCTGCGACAACCTGGTGAAGCTCTGGAAGTAAGTCATCATTGAGCCGAGTTTCTACAGCGCTGTTTGGTAATGTTAGGTTTCTGAAGTCAGAGTAAAAATCACATGGTTTGTTTAAGCAGTGATTGAAAAATAGTTGCTCCTACTGATTATTAACAGCCGGAAACTACAACCGGTCAGTGACATGCAGCCCCTCCCAAGAATTTCTGAACATCTAGTAAATAATGCCTGTCAAGCAGGTAGTGTTTTATCTCCTTTTTAAATGGTAAACTGTCACAGTGAAATCTGATCTGCACATTTCTTCTTTGGTAAAACTGAGTACATCAGAACATTTCTAAAGATCACTGATCTTTATATTGAATTTCAGAGTTTTCAGGGTAGTTTAGTTTGGAGCAAGATGATAGCAGAAACTTTTCCACACAATACTGTcgtggcaaaaaaaaattttaaggAATAAATTTAAGATGGAAGCTCAAAATCTATTATAAAAATggaaatatatatttctttGCAGACTTAATTGTGAACATGTAAAGGTTCATGTAGCTTATGGTTAATGACCCGACTGTCATTGATTGTGACTTCCTGCCTCCAGAGAGGAAGACGGTCAGTGGAAGGAGGATCAGAAGCTGGAGGCGCACAGCGATTGGGTGAGAGATGTCGGCTGGGCTCCCTCGATTGGTCTTCCCACCAGCACCATTGCCAGCTGCTCCCAGGTGAGATTTGATGGACTTACAAGAACAATTTTTACAATTTTACACCAAGACTGGACCTTTAGTAACAGTCTAAATGTTTTCCAACAATCACTCTTCTTCTCAGTTATTTTCACTCCTTTTGAGTTCTTCCTTTCTACCACTAGGTAGAGCCAGAGACGACTACCAGTGTGGTCATGTCTCATTTACCTTATTgatggttaaaaaaataaatgtacaaacCCACAGAACATCCCTTTGTCATAGACAGGTTAATTAAGCTTCAAGACTTGGTAAAAATCTAATGTAAATGAGTCATATTGGTAGTTTCCTAAAAATGTGTATAGATAgttctgtgcacatttgtgttCAGTGATCttatttttcatgttctttTTAACTGACGTACTTAAAGTGAGCCCAGCTCTGTCACAGCATTGAACGTCGTTCTTGTCATCAGTGAACGTGTATTAATGCACTGATTTCCacaccagacacacacacataactaCCATAAATAAAGTTTACAGCATGGGACAGCAGACAAACACGTCAGAAAGTGACTAAAAGTGGTgttcaacaaaaataaaaaagctttcAGAGGAGAACTCTAAAGAACTCTAAaggagtttaaaagaaaaaggtccagcagctgaaTCTGAAGGATTTGATGGACAGCAGAAAGCCACAGAACACCTGTGATACCGTTTGAACTTCTGTTTTGGCCTTTGCTCAGACAGCTGTGCTGCACACAGACTGTATGATAAATGTTAACTAAGTTGAGCTCCACAATTTATGATCATTTAGTTAAATTACTGTTTTATTTGATGTGGCATGGGCAGAATTTCTGTGATGAGAATAGTGTGATGAATGTGACTTCTTTGGGGAAAGCTGTATTAATCCACTCGGACCTCCAGCGATGCACTTCTGCTGAATAATGAGATGGATAAATGCAGAGATGTGTGTGCAACTGCTCCATTAACTGTGGTGCACATGTACCTCTTTGCTCAATCCTTATGAGAATATGAGAAATTAACTATTTCCTTTTGGGTTGTGAACTTTGTTCAGAATTACAAATGGTTAACTTTGAACAAGAACTGTGATCTGTAACGTTGTACAACTATGAGAATATTTAAAACCACCCAGATTGCCTTTTTTAGTTACTTATAATTTAAGTAAAGAATAAAATTCAAAACATTCTGATCTGCTGATGAATAAACTTTCTCTGCACTTTTTTcccaggatggacgtgtgttcATCTGGACGTGTGACGATCCTGCAGGCAACACCTGGACAACTAAACTGCTCCACAAGTTCAATGATGTTGTTTGGCACGTCAGCTGGTCCATCACTGGAAACATCCTGGCTGTTTCAGGTGGAGACAACAAGGTAAAACTTCTACATATTCATTCTAATGTtagtttaaaggggaactccggtattttcaacattaagcctcttttctgagtcgtctgcaatgtttttgaactcccctcaccgcttttttgatgtttactactgtctccgttatttgcctaattttgattcttctaaacctgcttcagaacggctagtcatgtgcatgtcttaaaagctccgtaaaagcacaataaacgtcgattttcaaaataatcaactcaccggagtgcttactggtgtgcactggtaatccatatcaaatttcgtagcgaaaagttgcttctgtcgtgttttatttgacattttgtaaatcccattgagttgtattgaagactggatgttcgtcgatagcggacatgtttgtagttgtctcgcaccggaaatgcaatacacctagcagcatttccggtgcgagacaactacaaacatgtccgctatcgacgaacatccagtcttcaatacaactcaatgggatttacaaaatgtcaaataaaacacgacagaagcaacttttcgctacgaaatttgatatggattaccagtgcacaccagtaaccactccggtgagttgatgattttgaaaacggacgtttattgtgcttttacggagcttttaagacatgcacatgactagccgttctgaagcaggttgagaagaatcaaaattaggcaaataccagagacagcagtaaacatcaaaaaagcggtgaggggggttctaaaacattgcagacgactcagaaaagaggcttaatgttgaaaatacaggaatTCCCCTTTAATGGAAATAATAAGATGTGCAGGTGTAACTTTCTAAACTGGAGACAATTTATTTCTCATTGCTTGAAGGTGACGCTGTGGAAGGAGTCGATGGACGGTCAGTGGGCATGTATCAGTGATGTCAGCAAAGGCCAGGGCGCCGTCTCCACCATCACAGATACACAGCAGAGTGAGcagtgacacacaaacacacactaaaCTGCAGCCGCTGACCCTACAAGGTTGAGCCCAACCTTAAAGGATTTGTGAGACGTGAAGAACATTTGGGactgacaataaaaaaaataaataaaaaaatgttgctcACAGGGACGGAGCGAAGTCTGTAATCCGTTTTTCAGTGTTTGATGCCTGCTTAAGCCCCCATATACCAGGATAAATGCTTCAACGTTCAACAGTTGATGTTAAATCAGATGCACTCCACCGTCCTCCGAATGCTGGTCCAAATGAAACGTATTATGCATCTCTACACCTGCTCCTCCTTCCCATGGTGCTCTGCTCTGAAAACATTCCACCTCCACCAGCGGAGAACAAAACCCACTATCCTCCAAATAATCCATCCGTCGGCTTTTAACACCAAGCTAGTGTTGAGCTGGAAACGTCCTGTGTTTATAAAGCAGGTTGTTTTCTCTACATTGGATGCATTTCTCGCAGattcacattcacattcacatcTCAGGCTGTAAAACAAACCCTCATGAGTGACGCAAATCAGAGGAAAATCTATTTAACTGCTTGGTTTGGACTTaatacatgaatgaatgaatgaatgatttatTTAGGTCTCACTCTTCAACATTTATATTTAGAACCTGCCTTAATCGGTTTCAGTGGCAGCAGGAGCTCTGACTGGAGTTTTACCTTCCAGGTATAAGATCAGAAACCATGGATGTTTTTCATATTTGATGTAATTAAATAACTgttaatgtttaaaaaacactgttctttgtcttttgtttttactCCTGCCGACATGTTGATCTGTTAATAATAATGAGAAGTTTATTTAGGATTTAAACCAGCTCAACTTTACATGGAGGCCTACAATGAAAGCATTCAAAATGAATGAGTAAGTTTGTCTGATACtgtaacatttttctttatcttttaagTCTAAATGGGTGTGAAAATGAAAGAATTAAAATGCTGCTTAAGCAGCTCTTCACTTTGCCAGACCAGGAAATGCAAAATattattaaatgttttaataaacATGAAGCTTCACTCAAAACCTGGGAGAGTTTTACCATGACAAAATGAATACTATGTATGAATCATAAAACAGGATCAAAAGTATAATATCTTAGACATTTTAAAGCTGGAGACTGAATAATAAGTCTTCCTTTTTTAAGTATTTCTTAAGTTTTGAAAATGTGAGCAGTGACATCTTGTACCTCTTGTATAAATTTCACACAAACCATGTACAATATACAAACAAAACCCCAAAATGAAAGTGATAATAAAGCCTTTTGATCCAGAATGTGTCGGATCTAATTTAAAAGAGGCGTCTGGTTAACTGGGTAAACTGGTTTGACTTCTTAGATCCTGGTCGGAGGTGTCAGTTGGCTTGAATAAACACAGCTTTTTTTACCATTCGGATGGCGTTGATGAGATGTTCAGGGAGCTGTTGTTTCTGAAAGGACATAATCTGAATGTGCTGAAGAGAGGATTATTATTGAAGTTGAAGTACTTCTActtctctttctgtacttcccttcCCCACCTACTACTCTATTtctaccctgtcacctctgacagagcctgacgagtgggtttccttctatgtagtctattgttagctttgatgctagctgtaatgttatatcctcatatgtaagtcgctttggataaaagcgtctgccaaatgcataaacataagttATTTATTTCAACATCAGGATTATAATAGCATTTCCATCCCACTGAATACACTATTGCCTCCACATTCCACAGCAGGCAGACTACCCTCTGCTTGATGCCTCTTTCCTGGATTTAACTTTGTGGTTAATGATACAGAGAATTGCactaaaaaaattataatcaaCCACTTCCTGAATTATGCTTTCATGTGCAGTTAAAGCTGTTTTCACTTCCTTTTCCTCTGTCTTATTCTTTTCATTACCAGAGAACATTTCACTGTAGAAGAACCATAATTATTCCTTTATTCCTGCAGGGAAATTATGTTGAAGCAAAAATGAAAGTTACATATAGTTGCATGTAGTTGTTCAGTGGAGTGCTTCTGGGTCTCCTCTGAAGAACTAGAGGACTTTGTAAAGAGTGGAAGATGTTGTCCATGATGGAGAggagcttcttcttctcctaAGCTTCTGAGCAAACCCTCTGAGTGCGTTTCTTGAGTTATTTCATGTATTTTGCTGTTTTCCCAACACAGGCACAACCTAGAAAACAACATTGGGTAAGACAGACTCattaaaatgataataataaattaccTTAAGGACGCTCTGGACGCTGAGCGTAGGCGAATCCAGAGGTGGAGTCAGGGACGCTCTGGCCCCTGATAGaatctagcccctttcacactgccgaataacccgcgtttaatccgcgaatttagcgtgtccgctgttgtgttcacactgccgacccgggctgccgcgtcaactcgactcgcctttcgacccgcgtcggaccctagtctttttgccgagccgagtttgatgtgaacacaatcgacgcgggtcggacgtgggcgtgacgtgaggagtttaaaagacagaatggacagctgattcagaacaacagcgacaggtgaggacaagttttactctgttttagcctacatcaagttggagacattttttaatatggccaactggggagacaaggaggtccgcgagctcctcagcccccgaacagaggacgttattttccgccacatttcggggacggtgaaagatggacctctgctggaa
The Odontesthes bonariensis isolate fOdoBon6 chromosome 3, fOdoBon6.hap1, whole genome shotgun sequence DNA segment above includes these coding regions:
- the sec13 gene encoding protein SEC13 homolog, with product MVSVINTVDTSHEDMIHDAQMDYYGTRLATCSSDRTVKIFDVRNGGQILVADLRGHEGPVWQVAWAHPMFGNILASCSYDRKVIIWKEENGAWEKMYEYTGHESSVNSVCWGPYEFGLILACGSSDGAISLLTFTGDQQWDMKKISNAHTIGCNAVSWAPAVVPGSLIDQPSGQKPNYVKRFVSGGCDNLVKLWKEEDGQWKEDQKLEAHSDWVRDVGWAPSIGLPTSTIASCSQDGRVFIWTCDDPAGNTWTTKLLHKFNDVVWHVSWSITGNILAVSGGDNKVTLWKESMDGQWACISDVSKGQGAVSTITDTQQSEQ